A DNA window from Streptomyces sp. 71268 contains the following coding sequences:
- a CDS encoding TetR/AcrR family transcriptional regulator has translation MSERKPTLRERQRTETRRAIQTHAVRLFTDHGYDAVPVADIATAAGVSAMTVYRHFPTKEDLVLVDQPTLLIAERVAASSPAQPLVRRVGGALVAAAAALTGDDGGEGAVNRRFLLDCLRLMVSTPALRARHLDSQYALQQAIIEALGNPTDPEAAFAARATTSACLAVMHTALTRWVDDDGQTSLPDLITRALVASFGQDAVATDRPE, from the coding sequence ATGAGTGAGCGGAAACCGACCCTCCGGGAACGACAGCGAACCGAGACCCGACGCGCGATCCAGACGCACGCGGTGCGCCTGTTCACCGACCACGGCTACGACGCCGTGCCGGTGGCCGACATCGCTACCGCCGCCGGTGTCTCGGCCATGACCGTCTACCGGCACTTCCCCACCAAGGAGGACCTCGTCCTGGTGGACCAACCCACCCTGCTCATCGCCGAGCGGGTCGCGGCCTCGTCCCCCGCGCAGCCCCTGGTACGCCGCGTCGGCGGGGCTCTCGTGGCGGCGGCCGCGGCGCTGACCGGCGACGACGGGGGAGAAGGGGCGGTGAACAGGCGGTTCCTGCTGGACTGTCTCCGGCTCATGGTCTCCACACCCGCGCTGCGGGCCCGGCACCTGGACAGCCAGTACGCCCTGCAGCAGGCGATCATCGAAGCCCTCGGGAACCCGACCGACCCCGAGGCGGCGTTCGCGGCGCGCGCGACAACCAGCGCCTGTTTGGCCGTGATGCACACGGCGCTGACACGCTGGGTCGATGACGACGGACAAACAAGCCTGCCCGACCTGATCACGCGGGCACTCGTCGCCTCGTTCGGTCAGGACGCGGTCGCCACCGACCGGCCAGAGTGA
- a CDS encoding TnsA-like heteromeric transposase endonuclease subunit: MRAQLMVLDRDPDVTGRPGRLLWRNRRGQVRSWAPQLFARRSDGAAPLADCPGHSGGERAVKASEAVTQACADIGWIYRRIPPLDDVLAANLKWLAGYCHPRNAGRPKLIVVVVGAFTRPRPLIEGTAAAGDPIEVLPCVFHALWHGRLTADLDTPLYERILVGPQGWSDPGTKRGAGRARGGVPGWPWRVGTRVRFCGVTWQVVALSRQEIHLVSPNGGGQAVLAEHLFTDPDFTVIGTDVP; this comes from the coding sequence ATGCGTGCCCAGCTGATGGTCCTGGACCGCGACCCTGACGTGACGGGTCGGCCGGGGCGGCTGCTGTGGCGTAATCGCCGCGGCCAGGTGCGTTCCTGGGCGCCGCAGCTCTTCGCCCGCCGTTCCGACGGCGCCGCGCCGCTCGCCGACTGTCCCGGCCATTCCGGCGGCGAACGCGCGGTGAAGGCTTCTGAGGCGGTGACGCAGGCATGCGCAGACATCGGCTGGATCTACCGGCGCATCCCACCGCTCGACGACGTCCTGGCCGCCAACCTGAAATGGCTGGCCGGGTACTGCCATCCTCGCAACGCCGGCCGCCCGAAGCTGATAGTGGTGGTCGTCGGGGCGTTCACGCGGCCGCGACCACTGATAGAGGGCACCGCAGCGGCCGGCGACCCGATCGAAGTCCTTCCCTGCGTCTTCCACGCCCTGTGGCACGGCCGGTTGACGGCTGATCTGGACACGCCACTGTACGAACGCATCCTCGTCGGCCCGCAGGGCTGGAGCGACCCGGGCACGAAGAGAGGTGCCGGGCGAGCGCGCGGCGGGGTGCCCGGCTGGCCGTGGAGGGTTGGTACTCGGGTCCGGTTCTGTGGCGTGACGTGGCAGGTAGTCGCCCTTTCGAGACAGGAGATCCACCTCGTCAGTCCGAACGGTGGCGGCCAGGCCGTACTCGCCGAGCACCTGTTCACCGACCCCGACTTCACCGTCATCGGAACCGACGTGCCCTAA
- a CDS encoding NADP-dependent oxidoreductase translates to MRAITQHTLGGPEVLTIVDAPEPRPIPGEVLVRVRAIGLNPLEARLRAGEFPLIGPPPFILGWDISGVVTEAPQTWRFRPGDEVFGMPLFPRAAGAYAEVVSAPALHLARKPAAISHVEAAALPIVGLTAWQGLVDLGGVSEGDRVLIHGGGGGVGHVAIQIAKALGAHVIATASQSKRGFVEGLGADEVIDYTAVDFTKEVRDVDIVLDTVGGDAVERSLAVLRPGGHLVTAVAEDDAELVAAYEAAGMRFSGIAVDPDPVALRGLAALVEQGRLRVHVQETFPFDRVADAHRVLDGGHLRGKLVLTL, encoded by the coding sequence ATGCGCGCCATCACACAGCACACGCTCGGCGGTCCCGAGGTACTCACCATCGTGGACGCGCCCGAGCCGCGACCGATACCGGGGGAGGTCCTCGTCCGCGTCCGGGCGATCGGACTCAACCCACTGGAAGCCCGGCTGCGGGCGGGCGAGTTCCCGTTGATCGGCCCGCCGCCCTTCATCCTGGGCTGGGACATCAGTGGCGTCGTCACGGAGGCACCGCAGACCTGGCGGTTCAGGCCCGGGGACGAGGTGTTCGGTATGCCACTGTTCCCCCGGGCGGCAGGCGCCTACGCCGAGGTCGTGTCAGCGCCGGCGCTACACCTGGCGCGCAAGCCGGCGGCGATCTCGCACGTCGAAGCGGCGGCACTGCCGATCGTCGGGCTGACCGCGTGGCAGGGCCTCGTCGACCTGGGCGGGGTGAGCGAGGGCGATCGTGTCCTCATCCACGGCGGTGGTGGCGGGGTAGGCCATGTCGCGATCCAGATCGCGAAGGCGCTCGGCGCCCACGTGATCGCGACAGCCAGCCAGAGCAAGCGGGGGTTCGTCGAGGGGCTCGGCGCCGACGAGGTGATCGACTACACGGCGGTCGACTTCACGAAGGAGGTCCGCGACGTCGATATCGTGCTCGACACGGTCGGCGGCGACGCCGTCGAACGGTCGCTCGCAGTGCTCCGCCCCGGCGGTCACCTGGTGACGGCGGTCGCCGAGGATGACGCGGAGCTGGTCGCCGCGTACGAGGCGGCCGGCATGCGCTTCAGTGGCATCGCGGTCGACCCCGACCCGGTCGCCCTGCGCGGTCTGGCCGCACTTGTCGAGCAGGGCAGGCTCCGGGTCCATGTGCAGGAGACGTTCCCCTTCGACCGCGTCGCTGACGCGCACCGGGTGCTCGACGGCGGTCACCTACGAGGCAAGCTCGTTCTCACTCTCTGA
- a CDS encoding helix-turn-helix domain-containing protein encodes MSGFGCGDAFLADCPARLTVELIADKWTAVVLYGLSKGPVRHGELAELIGGISRKVLTQTLRRLQSHGLIRRHAYAEVPPRVEYELTPLGATLIEPIHVLTEWARANGDAVLDALDADPEPAARDDGVPHRGT; translated from the coding sequence ATGAGCGGTTTCGGCTGCGGTGACGCCTTCCTCGCCGACTGCCCGGCGCGGCTGACGGTCGAGCTGATCGCCGACAAGTGGACGGCGGTCGTGCTCTACGGCCTCAGCAAGGGCCCGGTGCGCCACGGCGAGTTGGCTGAGTTGATCGGCGGCATCTCCCGCAAGGTACTCACCCAGACTCTGCGACGGCTCCAGTCGCACGGCCTGATCCGCCGCCACGCCTACGCGGAGGTGCCGCCCCGCGTCGAGTACGAGCTGACCCCACTCGGTGCGACGCTGATCGAGCCGATCCACGTGCTGACGGAGTGGGCAAGGGCGAACGGCGACGCGGTGCTCGACGCACTCGACGCCGATCCCGAGCCCGCGGCCCGCGACGACGGAGTCCCGCACCGAGGCACGTAA
- a CDS encoding YdcF family protein translates to MVAFVPSFVCFFLFCAGVVRDRRRMSNAVLLGLSAVFAAIALLLHVASERAQLGRDLAVALLTLAGVGVITLAWFLIANGITMVRKEGRGLANLLSLGAGIALVALLALLIAALVLHTRTLVVVAATAVALAGYVAFLFLCFLVYGGLYGRLRIRRRADYVVVLGSGLIGGTTVPPLLASRLDRARREHARLSRKGRRPVLLTSGGQGPDEKLPESHAMADYLVTQGFPADLIEREDRSTTTDENLTFSKALMERAKPDYRCVIVTNNYHVFRAAITARRTGVRGHVIGAPTAAYFWPSAMIREFVALLVAYRRTNAALFLLVLLSGLFIWWLGWPSSGTIT, encoded by the coding sequence ATGGTGGCCTTTGTACCGTCGTTCGTCTGTTTCTTCTTGTTCTGTGCTGGTGTGGTGAGGGATCGCCGTCGAATGAGTAACGCGGTTCTGCTGGGCCTGTCCGCCGTCTTCGCGGCGATCGCGCTCTTGCTGCACGTGGCCTCGGAGCGGGCCCAGTTGGGCCGTGATCTGGCCGTCGCGTTGCTGACCTTGGCGGGGGTGGGGGTTATCACGCTGGCGTGGTTTCTCATCGCTAACGGGATCACCATGGTTCGCAAGGAGGGTCGGGGTCTGGCGAACCTGTTGTCTCTGGGGGCGGGTATCGCCTTGGTCGCCCTGCTCGCGCTGCTGATTGCCGCGCTGGTGCTGCACACGCGCACGCTTGTGGTGGTGGCGGCGACGGCGGTGGCGCTCGCCGGATATGTTGCCTTTCTGTTCCTGTGTTTCCTCGTCTACGGGGGTCTGTACGGGCGTTTGCGCATTCGGCGTCGGGCGGACTACGTAGTGGTTCTCGGCTCGGGCCTGATCGGCGGCACCACCGTGCCCCCGTTGCTGGCCAGTCGCCTGGACCGGGCCCGTAGGGAACATGCCAGGCTGTCCCGGAAGGGCCGGCGCCCGGTCCTGCTGACCTCGGGAGGGCAAGGTCCCGACGAGAAGCTGCCCGAGTCCCACGCGATGGCCGACTACCTGGTCACCCAGGGTTTCCCCGCCGACCTGATCGAACGCGAGGACCGCTCAACGACCACGGACGAGAACCTGACGTTCAGCAAAGCCCTGATGGAGCGGGCGAAACCGGACTACCGGTGCGTGATCGTCACGAACAACTACCACGTCTTCCGCGCCGCGATCACCGCCCGCCGCACCGGCGTACGGGGTCACGTGATCGGTGCCCCGACAGCCGCGTACTTTTGGCCGAGCGCCATGATCCGCGAGTTCGTGGCCCTCTTGGTCGCCTACCGCCGCACCAACGCCGCCCTCTTCCTGCTCGTCCTGCTGAGCGGCCTGTTCATCTGGTGGTTGGGGTGGCCGTCGTCGGGGACCATCACGTAG
- a CDS encoding SDR family oxidoreductase: MGGLAGKTAVVTGASRGIGQAVAVRLAAEGAMVVVHFGTDESGAAATVQEIERAGGAALAVRAELGLDGDADTLIAGVRAGLAGQPLDILVNNAAAPPAGPLGVTTPAEFDRLFAVNVRAPYFIIERALPFLRDGGRIITISSVATRMANPTQTSFAMTKAAVEAMSRTLANQLGTRGITVNAVAPGATRTATNGAAFDAPGLTEQIAGLTALNRLGGPDDVADVVAFLASDAARWVTGQVIDASGGLFLGPRV; this comes from the coding sequence ATGGGTGGGCTTGCAGGCAAGACAGCCGTGGTGACGGGGGCGTCGCGTGGTATCGGGCAGGCGGTCGCCGTGCGGCTCGCCGCCGAGGGCGCCATGGTCGTCGTGCACTTCGGCACGGATGAGAGCGGGGCCGCGGCGACCGTTCAGGAGATAGAACGCGCTGGCGGGGCCGCCCTCGCCGTCCGGGCCGAACTGGGTCTGGACGGCGACGCCGACACCCTCATCGCGGGGGTACGGGCCGGCCTGGCGGGCCAGCCGCTCGACATCCTCGTCAACAACGCGGCGGCCCCGCCGGCCGGTCCGCTCGGTGTCACCACGCCGGCCGAGTTCGACCGCCTGTTCGCCGTGAACGTGCGGGCGCCGTACTTCATCATCGAGCGCGCGCTCCCGTTTCTACGCGATGGCGGACGGATTATCACCATCTCGTCGGTGGCCACCCGCATGGCCAACCCGACCCAGACGTCCTTCGCCATGACCAAGGCCGCGGTCGAGGCGATGAGCAGGACCCTCGCCAACCAGCTCGGCACACGGGGGATCACCGTGAACGCGGTCGCCCCCGGAGCCACCAGGACGGCGACCAACGGGGCGGCGTTCGACGCGCCGGGCCTCACCGAACAGATAGCCGGCTTGACGGCCCTCAACCGGCTGGGAGGGCCCGACGACGTCGCCGATGTCGTCGCCTTCCTCGCCTCCGACGCCGCCCGCTGGGTCACGGGCCAGGTCATCGACGCGAGCGGCGGACTGTTCCTCGGCCCGCGCGTCTGA
- a CDS encoding NAD(P)H-dependent oxidoreductase: MTRIAILIGSTRPGRKGAQVARWVQERAVRREDAVFEVIDLLDHPLPHLDEPLPALAGRYQHEHTRAWAETIARFDGFVMVTPEYNASLPGVLKNAIDYLYAEWTGKAVGFVSYGVGGGTLAARQLRTLCELLRMSAVTPLVSLSLKTDFKDQATLEPGAHHVDTLDTLLDHVVAQSAEGRAATPTQREADEAAIARHFDRITDAIQAKDLEGLRRLYASDIVSFDIDPPLQHVGIDAKLRNWAKVFTFFQEVTYEVRDLVHTVGEEVAFTHGFGRLGGTLADGTTTGGMWVRATFCFRKIDDAWLISHDQVSVPLDVLGGKGVVDLKP, from the coding sequence ATGACCAGGATCGCAATACTCATCGGCAGCACCCGCCCCGGTCGTAAGGGCGCTCAGGTCGCCCGGTGGGTTCAGGAGCGGGCGGTTCGTCGCGAGGATGCCGTGTTCGAGGTGATCGACCTGCTCGATCACCCGCTGCCGCATCTCGACGAGCCGCTGCCCGCGCTGGCTGGGCGGTACCAGCACGAGCACACCCGGGCTTGGGCGGAGACCATCGCCCGCTTCGACGGATTCGTCATGGTCACCCCCGAGTACAACGCCTCCCTTCCCGGTGTGCTCAAGAACGCGATCGACTACCTGTACGCGGAGTGGACCGGCAAGGCCGTCGGGTTCGTCTCCTACGGCGTTGGCGGCGGCACCCTCGCGGCCCGGCAGTTGCGGACGCTGTGCGAGCTTCTTCGGATGAGTGCGGTGACGCCGCTGGTGTCGCTGTCCCTGAAGACCGATTTCAAGGACCAGGCGACCCTCGAACCGGGCGCCCACCACGTCGACACCTTGGACACACTGCTCGACCACGTCGTGGCCCAGAGCGCGGAAGGGCGGGCGGCCACCCCCACACAGCGTGAGGCGGACGAAGCCGCGATCGCCCGCCACTTCGACAGGATCACCGACGCGATCCAGGCCAAGGACCTGGAGGGCCTGCGGCGGCTCTACGCGTCGGACATCGTGTCCTTCGACATCGACCCGCCACTCCAGCACGTGGGCATCGACGCGAAACTCAGGAACTGGGCGAAGGTGTTCACGTTCTTCCAGGAGGTGACCTACGAGGTGCGCGACCTGGTGCACACGGTGGGCGAGGAGGTGGCGTTCACACACGGTTTCGGCCGCCTCGGTGGCACCCTGGCCGACGGGACGACGACGGGTGGGATGTGGGTTCGGGCCACCTTCTGCTTCCGGAAGATCGACGACGCGTGGCTGATCTCGCATGACCAGGTCTCCGTGCCGCTGGACGTCCTGGGTGGCAAGGGGGTCGTCGATCTCAAGCCGTGA
- a CDS encoding pentapeptide repeat-containing protein: MEMGEPERARGPWRDRLARHRTVTALFAGTAGLALLGVVLIVLPGVVVDHDLAGASVAAQDRLKAVNDVRTTLLQAVGGVVVLFGAYATWRQLRVSQAGLRATQEGYVTDRFSTAVDQLGSDKLETRIGGLHALWRIAEHSARDREAVISIQAAYLRTHLPWPPTAPEAPAREAPINDVVPLEVRAADAQVALTGLGVLLLQPRQQSWINLSVTDLRRADCDGLWLHEVNLDRSCMEAAGLYHANLTQASLVSVNLRHADLKTAILRRARCVLADLRGARLVETDLRAADFTEADLREANLRKADAGGAVFRRADLRLADLRGADLSTADLLQARLTGALASEHTRWPDGFDHAAAGVVVTEDPGPEPPPLLQPSGITTQHPPLRSIS; encoded by the coding sequence ATGGAGATGGGGGAGCCGGAGCGTGCTCGCGGGCCGTGGCGCGACCGGCTGGCCAGGCATCGTACGGTCACCGCCTTGTTCGCCGGAACTGCGGGGCTGGCTCTCCTGGGCGTGGTGCTCATCGTCCTACCGGGTGTGGTGGTCGATCACGACCTGGCCGGGGCTAGCGTCGCTGCGCAGGACCGGCTCAAGGCAGTGAACGACGTTCGTACGACACTTCTGCAAGCTGTGGGTGGTGTGGTTGTGTTGTTCGGTGCGTATGCTACTTGGCGGCAATTGCGGGTTAGTCAGGCTGGTTTACGTGCTACTCAGGAAGGTTATGTCACTGACCGGTTCAGTACGGCCGTCGATCAGTTGGGCAGTGACAAGTTGGAGACACGTATTGGTGGGCTCCATGCGCTGTGGCGAATCGCGGAGCACTCCGCTCGCGATCGTGAGGCTGTTATCTCTATTCAGGCCGCATACCTGCGTACGCACCTGCCGTGGCCGCCCACCGCGCCGGAAGCTCCAGCGAGGGAGGCGCCCATCAATGATGTCGTGCCGCTGGAGGTGCGCGCTGCCGATGCCCAGGTGGCGCTGACCGGGCTCGGCGTGCTGTTGCTGCAACCTCGACAGCAGTCGTGGATTAACCTCAGTGTGACGGATCTGCGTCGGGCCGACTGTGATGGGCTGTGGCTGCATGAGGTCAACCTTGACCGTTCCTGTATGGAGGCGGCGGGCCTGTACCACGCCAACCTCACGCAGGCCTCTCTCGTCTCGGTCAATCTGCGGCACGCCGACCTCAAGACGGCGATCCTGCGCCGGGCGCGCTGCGTTCTGGCTGACCTGAGGGGTGCACGGCTGGTCGAGACCGACTTGCGTGCCGCGGACTTCACCGAGGCCGACCTGCGCGAGGCGAATCTACGTAAGGCTGACGCGGGCGGCGCTGTCTTCCGTCGCGCCGACCTGCGCCTGGCGGACCTGCGGGGCGCCGACTTGAGCACGGCCGATCTCCTTCAGGCACGTCTGACCGGTGCGCTGGCTAGCGAGCACACTCGCTGGCCAGATGGTTTCGACCACGCGGCGGCCGGTGTCGTGGTTACCGAGGACCCTGGCCCCGAACCTCCGCCACTGCTCCAGCCCTCAGGGATAACGACACAACACCCGCCCCTACGGTCCATATCGTGA
- a CDS encoding maleylpyruvate isomerase N-terminal domain-containing protein, whose translation MDHQDVDAAVAEMLRVLGPHTAEDWTVPAGPLEWTCWQTAAHIGHDLLAYAAQLAAQPADAYLPIDLYVRPTASPTEVLQAVTACGGLLSSALATANPTLRAWHWGPCDPEGFAAMGVAETLLHTYDITQGLSVDWLPPAPLSAAVLNRLFPTAPPGGPTQVLLWCTGRGELDGLPRQTSWRWKAARPD comes from the coding sequence ATGGACCACCAGGACGTCGACGCCGCCGTGGCGGAGATGCTGCGGGTGCTCGGCCCCCATACCGCCGAGGACTGGACGGTGCCGGCGGGGCCCCTCGAATGGACCTGCTGGCAAACAGCAGCCCACATCGGCCACGACCTACTGGCCTACGCAGCGCAGCTGGCAGCACAACCTGCCGACGCCTACCTTCCCATCGACCTGTACGTTCGCCCCACTGCCTCGCCGACCGAAGTACTCCAGGCCGTCACCGCCTGCGGCGGACTGCTCAGCAGCGCCCTGGCCACAGCCAACCCAACCCTGAGGGCCTGGCACTGGGGCCCGTGCGACCCCGAAGGGTTCGCGGCGATGGGCGTTGCCGAAACCCTGCTGCACACCTACGACATCACGCAGGGACTGTCCGTGGACTGGCTGCCACCAGCACCGCTGAGCGCAGCAGTACTCAACCGGCTCTTCCCCACCGCCCCGCCCGGAGGCCCCACACAAGTACTCCTCTGGTGCACCGGCCGCGGAGAACTCGACGGCCTCCCTCGCCAAACCTCATGGAGGTGGAAAGCAGCACGACCGGACTGA
- the sigJ gene encoding RNA polymerase sigma factor SigJ has translation MTDHVTTHHEKPDAGLDPIISERQRLTGLAYRLLGSLTEAEDAVQETYARWYAMSRRQQDTIASPGAWLTTVATRVCLDLLRSARVRRERYVGQWLPEPLPEQATWNNGHPGTTTTNPTDPADHVTLDESVSMAFLVVLESMTPAQRVALILHDVFGYPFADIAQITGRTPAACRELASTARRRVRGTLPSQGPAAHQARIVRDFKRAWDARDINALVSLLAPGATFTVDGGGVVAAARHPIQGSEEIARYLTDLATLAPASLTISERTVNHQAGLLIEHAGVTVAVYAFNIADGHITHIWAMRNPYKLRPWTAG, from the coding sequence ATGACCGATCACGTGACGACACACCACGAGAAGCCCGACGCGGGCTTGGACCCGATCATCAGCGAGCGACAGCGACTGACCGGCCTCGCCTACCGGCTGCTCGGTTCCCTGACCGAGGCCGAGGACGCCGTCCAGGAGACCTACGCCCGCTGGTACGCCATGTCCCGCCGGCAACAGGACACCATCGCCTCCCCCGGCGCCTGGCTGACGACGGTCGCCACCCGCGTATGCCTGGACCTCCTCAGATCGGCCCGCGTACGGCGCGAGCGCTACGTGGGCCAATGGCTCCCCGAGCCGCTACCCGAGCAGGCCACCTGGAACAACGGGCACCCAGGCACCACCACGACCAACCCCACGGACCCAGCCGACCACGTCACCCTCGACGAGTCGGTGAGCATGGCGTTCCTCGTCGTCCTCGAATCCATGACCCCGGCCCAGCGCGTCGCGCTCATCCTGCACGACGTTTTCGGCTATCCCTTCGCCGACATCGCCCAGATCACCGGCCGAACCCCGGCCGCCTGCCGCGAACTGGCCTCCACCGCACGGCGCCGCGTCCGCGGCACCCTGCCCTCGCAGGGCCCGGCGGCCCACCAGGCGCGGATCGTCAGGGACTTCAAGCGGGCGTGGGACGCGCGGGACATCAACGCCCTCGTCAGCCTCCTCGCCCCCGGCGCCACCTTCACCGTAGACGGTGGCGGCGTGGTCGCCGCCGCTCGCCACCCCATCCAGGGCAGCGAGGAAATCGCGCGCTACCTCACCGACCTGGCCACCCTGGCACCCGCCAGCCTGACCATCTCGGAGCGCACGGTCAACCACCAGGCCGGTCTGCTCATCGAGCACGCGGGCGTCACCGTGGCGGTGTACGCGTTCAACATCGCGGACGGCCACATCACCCACATCTGGGCGATGCGCAACCCGTACAAACTCCGCCCCTGGACGGCAGGCTAG